In the genome of Vicia villosa cultivar HV-30 ecotype Madison, WI linkage group LG7, Vvil1.0, whole genome shotgun sequence, one region contains:
- the LOC131618830 gene encoding uncharacterized protein LOC131618830, with protein MSVTEYAAKFTELAKFYPYYDGASGEFSKCIKFENVLRSEIKKAVGYQKIRIFLDLVDSCRILKKDHNAHYKIVKDRRGKQNRSTPYDALVKKGKADVADSKRTSRGEAPASVVCFNCGKPGHKSNACNLEVKKCFRWGKMGHAMSDCKHKEMVCFNSGEEGHIGSQCPKPKKRQSGGKVFVLAGSQTDGGNEHIRGNVSLVYSFNIMFMFLLSVVWAVVVNIK; from the coding sequence ATGTCAGTGAcagagtatgctgcaaagttcACTGAGTTGGCTAAGTTCTACCCGTATTATGATGGAGCAAGTGGTGAGttttcaaagtgcatcaagtttgaaaaTGTATTACGCTCTGAGATCAAGAAAGCTGTtgggtatcagaagattcgtaTCTTTCTTGATTTGGTTGATAGTTGCAGGATTTTAAAAAAAGATCATAATGCACATTACAAAATTGTCAAGGATAGGAGAGGCAAGCAGAACCGTAGCACACCTTATGATGCTCTAGTTAAAAAGGGTAAAGCAGATGTGGCTGATAGCAAGAGAACTAGTAGGGGAGAAGCTCCTGCTAGCGTTGTTTGTTTCAATTGCGGGAAACCTGGTCATAAGAGTAATGCGTGTAACCTCGAGGTGAAGAAATGTTTTCGTTGGGGTAAGATGGGACATGCTATGTCAGATTGTAAGCATAAGGAAATGGTTTGTTTTAACTCTGGTGAAGAAGGACACATTGGGAGTCAATGTCCAAAGCCAAAGAAGAGGCAATCTGGTGGAAAAGTGTTCGTGTTGGCGGGAAGTCAAACAGATGGAGGGAACGAGCACATTAGAGGTAATGTTTCGTTAGTATACTCCTTTAatattatgtttatgtttttgttatccgTTGTTTGGGCTGTTGttgttaatataaaataa